From Nocardia sp. NBC_00416:
GCCACAGATTCACCTTCTCGTTGTGCTCGGACTTTTTTCGGATACTTCGGGCTGCCGGGCGGCCCTCACGAGATCCGCGGGACGGCGTCGAGCAGCTCGCGGGTGTACTCGTGCCGCGGCTTGTCGAAGACCTCCACCACATCGCCCTGCTCCACGATCCGGCCGTCCTTCATCACCAGCAGCCGATCCGCGATCTGATGTACGACACCGAGGTCGTGGGTCACGAAGACGAAGGTCGTCCCGTGCTCGGCCTGCAACTCCTGCAGGAGGTCCAGGATCTGCGCTTGAACGGAGACATCCAGGGCCGATACGGGCTCGTCGCACACCACGATTCGCGGGGTGGGGGCCAGGGCCCGGGCGAGCGCGACCCGTTGACGCTGGCCGCCGGACAGGAACTGAGGTTGCCGATCCAGAATCGCGCCGGGCAACCGGACCCAGTCGAGTGCCTCGCGGATCCGCCGCCGCCGCGCGTGTTCGTCCGGATAGGCGCGCAGCAGTGATTCCGCGATGATCTGCTCGACCGTGTATCGAGGATCGAACGAACTGAGCGTGTCCTGCGGCACCAATTGGACCTGTTCGCGCCTGCTACGGCGTTCGCTCTCGCGCAGCGAACTCCACGGCCTCCCGTCGAGCCGGATCTCACCCGAGGTCGGCGCGACGAGTCCGAGAATCGCCTTCACCGTCGTTGTCTTCCCGGAGCCGGATTCGCCGACGATGCCGAGTGTTTCGCCGCGCCGGACGGTGAAACTCACATCGTCGACGGCGGTGACCACGACGCGGCTCCGGCCGGGCCGCCCGTAGGTCCTGGTCAGGTGCGAAACCTCGAGGGCGGTATCCCCGGCGTCCACGGTGTGCGCGGGAATCCGCACCCGTGGAAGAGCTCCGGCGCCGTCGGCCGCCGCGCCGATCGAGCTCAGCGCGAATCCGCGTGTTTCCCGGGTGGGGACCGCGGCGATCAACTTGCGCGTATAAGGGTGCCGCGGCGCACGGAGCACCTCCGACGTCGGCCCCGACTCGACCACTTCGCCGTCACGCAGCACCAGGACGCGATCGGCGATACCGGAAACGACCGCGAGGTCGTGGCTGACCAGCACCAGTCCCGCACCGGCCGCGAGCCGCGACCGGAGCACGCCGAGAACCTGGCGCTGCACAGTGACGTCGAGCGCCGTGGTCGGTTCGTCCGCGACCAGAACCCGCGCGTCGGCGGCGATGGCCGACGCTATCAGCGCGCGTTGCCGCTGGCCGCCGGACAGCTGATGGGCGTACTGTTCCGCGCGGCGTTCGGCGCCGCCGATCCCCACCGATTCCAGCAGCGTCCGCACCACGGCGCGCCGTTGCTTCTTGTCTCCGATCCGGTGGGTGTCCAGCGATTCGGCCACCTCACGCCCGATGGTCCGCAGTGGGTCCAGGCTCACGAGCGCGTCCTGCAGGACGAGGCCGATGTAGCGGCCCCGGACCCGCTGCCAGGCCCGGGTGTCGAAATCCAGGGCGTCGCCGCCGCCGATCCGGAATGTATCGGCGGCGACGATCGACCCCGGTCCCGCGAGCCCGACGAGGCTGCGCGCGGTGAGGCTCTTCCCGGAACCCGACTCCCCCACCAACGCCACGCACTCCCCGGCGTCGAGGGTGAAACTCATCCCCGACGACACGATCGGCGGTGCGGCACCGAAACCGATCCGCAGATTTTCGACGTTGAGCAATCGGTCGCCGGTCATCGGATCCTCCGTTCGAATCGGGCCTGCGCGTACCGGCCGAGAACGAGGAACGACGCGACGGTGAGCACCAGCGCCAGCCCGGGGAACACACTCGCCCACCAGGCCACCCGGAGCACATCGCGGGACTCGGCGAGCATGATGCCCCATTCCGGCGTGGGCGGTTGCGGACCCATTTTCAGGAAACTCAGCCCGGAGACGGCCAGGATCGAGGCGCCCAGATCCAGGGCCGCCACCAATCCGATCGAACCGATCACATTGGGCAGGACATGTCGCACGATATTGCGGAACCGGGAGTGACCGAAGGTGACCGCGTTGATCACGTAATCCGACCCGGTGACCTGCAGAGTCCGGGCCCGGATGATCCGCCCGAATTTCGGCACACTCGATATCCCGATCGCGAGCGCGATCCCGAGCGGGCCCCGCCCCCACAGGACCGCGATGAGCAGTGCCAGCAGCACGCCGGGGAAAGCCGACAGCAGGTCGAACACCCGCCCCACGATCTCGTTGACGACGGTTTTCGCCAAGCCCGCGGTCGAGCCCAGCAGCGCGCCCAACGCGACACCGATCACCAACGCCGCCAGCGCGATACCGAGCGACCAGCGGGCACCGTGCAGGATGCGCGAATAGACATCACGGCCGAGCTGATCACTGCCGAGCAGGAATCCATCGCCCGGCGGGCGCAGCGCGGCGGCCGGGGCGGTCGCGGTCGGATCGGTCGCGCCGAGCAGCGCGGGCGACAGGATCGCCAGCAGTACCAGCGCCAGATACACCAGGGCGACGATCACCGGCAGCGGGAGCCGCGCTCGGGCGCGCCGCGGCGGCGCCTTCGTGGTGTCGGGCAGGGCGCCCGCGGTGTCGAGTACCGATGTCGTGTCCACGGTCATCGCGCTGCCTTCAGTCTCGGATCGATGAGTGCGTAGGTGATGTCCACGATCGTGGAGATCACCACATAGATCGCGGCGACGATCAGCACGATCGCCAACACCACCGGCACGTCCTTGCTCATCACCGCCTGCAGCGCGAGGGTGCCCAGGCCCGGTCGGCCGAACACGGTCTCGGTGATCACCGCGCCGCCCAGCAGATGCGCGACCAGCCAGCCGGCCAGGGTGACCGTCGGAACGAGGCCGTGCCGGAGCGCGTGCCGCACCCGCAGGCGCGATTCGCCGATCCCGCGGGAGAGCGCCGTCACCGCGAAAGGTTGTTCCAGCGCACGTTCCATCCCGTCGCGCAGGACCGGTGTCAGCAGCCCGAAGGTGGGCAGCGCCAAGGTGAGGGCCGGCAGCACCAGCGACGACAGATCCTTCGCCCCGGAAACAGGGAACAGCTTCAGGTTGAAGGAGAACGCCAGCAACAGGAGCAACCCGAACCAGAACACCGGCACGGAATTCGCGACGACCTCGACCGCCGAGAAGATCGACCGCACGAAACGGTTACGGCCGGCGGTGAACACCGAGACGAGGATCGCGGCGGCGCACGCGAGAACCCCCGCGGCGACGGCGAGTTCGACGGTCGATCCGATCTGCGCGGTGAGGAGTTCGGTGACCTCCTGACGCCTCACATAGGACCGGCCCAGGTCGCCCTGTGACAGCCGGCCCAGGTATTGGAAGTACTGTGTGAGCAGCGGCTCGTCCAGGCCCCAGTCGGCGCGGATGGCCTCCCGCAGACCGGGATAGTCGATATCGCCGGCCATGATGTCCTCGATCTTGCCCGGGATGAACTGCAGTGCCACGAAGGTGGCCGTGAACGCGGCCCACAGCACGATCACCGCACCGGCCAGGCGGCCGGCGATCGTCGCGCGCAGGGTGGTGTCGCGGCGCCGGCCCGGGACCGCTGTCGCGGACCCGTCGACCGCCGGGGCCGCGACCGTCCCGTTCACGAGCGGTCCGGCGGGGCCGCCCATCAGCCGATCCAGACGTCGTGGAAGCTGCCCACGGTCAGCGAATCCGGTTCGAATCCGATGCCGTGCACCCGCGCGGACGTCGCGATCTGGAAGGCCCCCGACGAGAGCGGCACGAACAGCGCGTCGTCGAGCACGATTTTGCGCTGGACCTGATGGATCAGGTCGATACGCTCCTGCTCGTCGGGGGTGGCCACCGCCCGCAGCGCCAGATCGTTGATCCCGGCGACCTCGGCGGGTTTACGCGCCGCGTACTTGTACAGCCAGTCGTGGATATAGGTGGTGACGTTGTTGGCGAGATCGGCGCCCGTCCAGATGTTGGGGTAGATGCCGTAATTGCCGCTGTAGAGCCGCGAGTAGAAGGTGCCGGAGTCCGGTGTCTCCAGGACGAGGTCCAGCCCGATGTTCTTCTTCAGCTCGGCCTGAATGGATTGGATGAGGATATCCCGCTGGTCACGAACGGCTTCGGCGATGTACTCGACGGTGACCGTCAGCCGCTTTCCGTCCTTGGTGCGGAACCCGGCCGCGTCGCGTCCGGTCCAGCCGGCCTGGTCGAGCAGGCCGTTGGCGTTGTCGATCTTGTTGCCCCACTGCCCTTCCAGGCTCGGGTCGTAATACGGGCTGTCGGCGCCCGCCCAACTCCAATTGCGGGATACATGCCCCTGATAGAGGCTCCCGACGACGGCGTCCACGTCGAATCCGTCGCGCAACGCCGTCCGGACCCGGACATCGTCGGTCGGGAAGCGACCGGCGTTGAGGTTGAACCCGAACGAGGTGCTGGTGTCGTACCCGACCAGATATTTGAAACCGTCGACGTTCTCGAACAGCGGAACATCGTAGGACTGCACGCTGTCGATGATGTCGACCTGATCGGACTGCAGAGCGCCGGTCCGCGCCGAGGTCTCGGGCAGGAAGGTGAACACCACCTGGTCCAGGTAGGCGGGACCCTGGTGGCCGGCGGAGGCGGGCGCCCAGCTGTAGGCCTGATTCTTCGCCAGGGTGACGTCCTGGCCCGGGTTGTACTGCGCGATGGTGAACGGGCCGGTGCCGATGAGATGGCCGGTGTCCTTGCAGAGTGTGTCCTTCAACGGCAGCACCGACGGCGCGAGGAAACCGGCACGCACACTCGACAGTGACCGCAGCAGACCCGAATCCGGCTTCGCCAACCGGAAGACGACCGTATCGGCGTCGACCACGTCCACCTGGCGGATACTGCCGATGACCTTGCTCGCGTTGGTGGCGTTGGCGGGGTCCAGGATGAAATCGTAGTTGGCTTTCACCGCGGCCGCATCGAACGCCTCACCGTTGGAGAAGGTGACGCCCTTGCGCAGTTCGAAGGTGTAGGTCAGCCGGTCCTCGGAGATCCGGTAGCTGTCCGCCAGCCACGGCGCGAATGTACCGTCCGGCTTCCAGTAGAGCAGCGAATCGATCACGTTGCGCGCGACCGTGTAGTTCATGATCGTGCCCGTGTAGTGCGGGTCGAAGCACGGCGGATCGAGCGAGAGTCCGAACCGGGCCGTACCGCCCGGGACCGGTTCACTGTGCTCGCTCGCCGCCCCACCGCCCGATGAGCATCCGGCGAGCACCATCATCAGAATCGCGAGGCAGGCCGCGCCCGCTCGCAGGATGGTCTTCGATCGCTTCATGATGCTCCACTTCGAACAGGATCTGGCTTGCGCGTATGAGAAAGGGCCCGCATGCACGGGAGGTGCGAGGAGGCATTCGCGGCCGGATACCCGGCCGCGGATCCGGACGCCCCCGTGCCCGGGCCGCGAATCGGCGTCGCGGCCCGGGCACGGGGGCGGTGCGAGGTCCCGCGGTGTCACGCGGAACAGCGGACGATTGTTCAGGAGCCGTAGAACGGCTCTCCTTCGACGGATTCCGAACGGCGGCCGTCGACACCCTCCGGTACGTCGCCCTCGATGGTCACCCGGTAGAGCACCCGGTCGTGCCCGAGATGACCGGCGTCCGGGATGGCCAGGTGCGCGGTCGCCCGGTTGTCCCAGAACGCGACACTGCCCGGCTGCCAGCGGAACCGGACCGTGTACTCGGTCCGGGTCGCCTCGTCCCACAGCGCGTCGAGGAGGTGCGAGCTCAGGCGGGGGCCGAGATTGCGAATGTTCTTGGCCTTGCGGGTGAATCCGGGACTCACGAACAGTGCCCGCTCACCGGTCTCCGGATGCACCCGCACCACCGGATGGAAAGTGCGCAGCGGTTTGTTATCGATGGCCTCCGCCCGGCTGCTCCGCCGGGCCGCGCGGTTGTCGAAGGTGTGTTCGGCATCCAGGTTGTCCACGAAATCGCGCAGTTCGGCGGGCAGGTTCTCGTACGCCGCCACCAGGTTGGTCCAGGCGGTGTCACCGCCGTACGGCGGCAGGATGTCGGCCCGCAGAATCGAGAAGGCCGGCGGATTGACCAGCGCGGTGACATCGGTGTGCCAGCTGCTGTCGTAGGAGGTCCGCTTCCGGCCGTACTGCACGTCGTAGCGGCGACTGTCGATGGGCAGGATCTCGGGGAAGCCCGCCGGCGGATTCTCCTCGTAGGGATGTGCCGGGGTCACCTTGCCGAAACGGCGTGCGAAGGCGATCTGCTCGGCGTGCCCGATGGACTGGTCACGGAAGAACACCACCTTCCATTTCAGCAGCGCCTGCCGGATCTCGGCGATCACCTCATCGGACAGGTCCCGCGCGAGATCGACCCCGGCGATCTCGGCGCCGGTGTAACCCGTTTGCGGGAGCACGGTGAGCGCGGATTCCACCGAAATCGGTTCTGTCGTTGAAATTGTCATCGGAAACCACCGCCTGATTCGCCCGGAGAGGATGTCGGGGGCCAGGCTATGTCTCATCGTGCCGATTCCCGGCCCATTGCGATCGCCAAGATTTTCTGCACCATCCGTCGAGTTCGTCTTGAAATACTGTCGGGGTCCGGAATTTCGAATCATCGTGATCCGGTCCGTAGCCCGGAAAGCGGATCCGGCGCAGTGTTTTCTCCGTATGACCACCCCCGGCCGACGCCTCACGGCACAGGCGGTGTGCGCCTCGGCACGAATAACCCGGCCCGAACGGAGACCTCCATGCCCTCTCGCGGACTGTTCCTCAATGTCGGCGTGAACAGCACTGGTTACCACGGGAATTCATGGCTCGCGCCGGGGGCCGCCTGGGACCGCTTCGTCTCGTTCGACCACTATCTGGAGGTCGCGGAACTGGCGCGGGCGGGCGGCTTCGCCGCGGTCTTCCTCTCCGACCATCCCGCCCTGCAGCGCGCCGCCGAAAGCCGCCCGCTGCACTCATTGGATCCCCTCGTGCTGTTCACGGCGCTGGCCGCGCGGGTACCCGATATCGGTTTCGTGATCACCGCCTCGAGCTCCTACAACTCCCCCTATAATTTGGCCCGCCGCCTCGCCAGCCTGGACCATATTTCCGGGGGCCGGGTGATCTGGAATGTGGTATCGAGTTTCAATCCCGATATCGCCGCGAATTTCGGTGCCGGACCGCTTCCCGGCCGCGCGCAGCGCTACCGCCGGGCCGCGGAATTCGTCGAGGTGGTGAAAGCACTGTGGTCCAGCTGGGACCGCACGGCCGGCCCGGCACCCGAGGCGCTGGGCGAACCACTGTGGACCGACGCCACGGCCCGCCCGATCGACCATCACGGGGAGTTCTTCGACATCCGCGGTCCGCTCAATGTACCGATCGGCCCCCAGGGACGGCCGCTGATCGCGCAGGCGGGCGCTTCCGCGGCCGGAATCGATCTCGCGGGCGAACACGCCGACCTCGTGTACGCCGCGCTGCTCGGCAAGGACGCCGCCCGCGCATACCGCGACCAGGTGCGCGAGCGGGCCGCCGCACACGGTCGGGATCCCAGCTCCTTCCGCCTGCTGCCCGGGCTGGTGCCCATCGTCGCGGACACCACCGAGCAGGCCCTGCGCCGGCACGAACAGCTCAACGGGCACCCCGACGAGACGGCCCTGCTACGTGCCTTCGCCGACCGCCACGGACTGCCGTTCGACCCGGACGCCGTCCTCCTGCCCGAACTGTTCGTCTCCGAAGCCGACCAGCAGGGGCCGATCGGCTTCACCCGTTCCCTGCACGATCTGGTCGCCACCGAGACACTCACACTGCGACAGCTGGCCCGCCGGGTCGACGGCGGGCACCGCCTCGTCCTGGGCACTGCCGAGGCGGTGGCCGAGCAGATCTTGGATTGGTGGCGCGACGGAGTCGTCGACGGCTACACGGTCCAGCCCCCGACCCTCCCGCACGATCTGCGCACCTTCGTCCGCGACGTGATCCCGCTGCTGCGCGCGGCCGGCGCGCTCTCGGCGGGTTATCCGGAATCCACTGTCCGGCAGCGCTTCGCCCTGCCGCAGCCGCTGCCGGTCGGCTGACCGCTCACCACCACCGAACAGGAGCCGACTCCGATGAGCCCCGAATTCCTCTGGTATATCCCGAATCAGGTCATCCCCGGGCACCGCGGTGACGCCGTCACCGCTGACCACAACAGCCTGTCGACGCTGACCGGCCAGGCACGATCACTCGAGGAGTACGGCTGGACGGGCGCGTTGATCGGCACCGGCTGGGGTCGCCCGGATACGTTCACCGTCGCCACCGCTCTGGCTACCGCGACAACGACTTTCGAACCGCTGATCGCCATCCGGCCCGGATACTGGCAGCCCGCTCATTTCGCGTCGGCCGCCGCCAGTCTGGATCATCTGACCGGGGGACGGGTGCGCGTCAATATCGTGTCCGGCAAGGACGATCTCGCCGCCTACGGCGCGGCCGAGGAGGATCAGTCCCAGCGGTACGCCCGCACCCGGGAGTTCATGCAATTGGTCCGGCGGTTGTGGACCGAGGAGAACGTCACCTACCGGGGCGACCACTACCAGGTCACCGGGTCCACCGTGACCCCACGGATCGCCGCCCGCACCGGCCGCCCCCATCCGAAGCTCTACTTCGGCGGTGCGTCGGCGGCCGCCGAACGGGTCGCCGCGACCGAAGCCGATGTCCAGCTCTTCTGGGGTGAGCCGCTGGCCGGGGTCCGGGATCGGATCGAACGGTTGCGCGGACTGAGCGATGAACTCGACCGTGCCCTTCCCCCACTGGAGTTCGGGCTCCGGATCACCACCTTCGTCCGGGACACCACCGAACAGGCCTGGGCGGACGCCGAAGCGAAAGTCGCCGAGATGGCGCGGGCCTACAACCCCGGCGCACCACGCCGCGCCGCGGTCGGGCAGCAGCGACTGCTCGATCTGGCCGCGCGCGGCGAGGTGCTCGACGACAACCTCTACACCGCTCCGGGCACCGTCGGCGGCGGTGGCGCGGGCACCACCTGGCTGGTCGGCTCCGCCGAGGACGTGGCGAAATCGCTACGCCGGTACCAGGATCTCGGCATCACCCACTTCGTTCTCTCCGATACCCCGTACCTGCGCGAGATCCGCCGACAGGGCGCCCAGCTCCTGCCGCTGTTGCGCGACTGAGCCGGGCGCCGTCGGATCAGAGCTTCTGCCCGGTTCCGTGGACGCCGTGCTCGTCGATGAGGGCGAGCTCGGCGTCGGTGAGTTCCGGGAAACTCAGCGCGGCGATATTGTGGTCCAGCTGGGCTGTGCTGCTCGCGCCGATCAGCGCCGAGGTGACCTCGGGCCGCCGCAGTACCCACTGCAGGGCCAGTTGAGCGAGCGACTGCCCTCTGGCCGCGGCGATCTTGTCGAGTTCGGCGGTGCGCTGCCGGTAGGTCTCGTCGATCACATCCGGTGAGAGGAACACGCTGTTCGCCGCCCGCGCGCCCGCCGGAATGCGCTCGAGGTATTTGTCGGTCAGCAGGCCCTGCGCCAGCGGCGAATAGACGATGGCGCCGAATCCGTCACGACGCGCGGCGTCCAGTAGACCGTTCTGTTCGGGACGGCGGTCGTAGAGGGAGTACCGAGTCTGGTGCAGGAGCAGCGGCACCCCCGCCTCCCGGAGCAGTTCGACGGCATCGTGGGTGCGGTCGGGCAGATAGTTGGAGATGCCGATGTAGAGCGCCTTCCCCTGTTGCACCGCGCTGACCAGCGCACCCACCGACTCCTCCAGCGGCGTATCGAGATCGGGGCTGTGGTGGTAGAAGACGTCCACATAGTCGGTCCCCAGGTCACGCAGACTGTGCTCGAGCGAGGTGAGGATCGACTTGCGGGAACCACCCCGGAGGTAGGGGCTGGGTCCGATCGGATTACCCGCCTTGGTCGAGAGAATGAGCTCGTCGCGGTAGGGCGCGAGGTCCTTGCCCAGCACCCGGCCGAAGTTCTGCTGCGCGGCCCGGTGCGGCGGACCGTACCGATCGGCATTGTCGAAATGGGTGATGCCCAGGTCGAACGCGTGCAGGATGATCTCGCGTTGCGTCTCGAACGGATAGTCCGTGCCGAACTTCTGCCACAGTCCGAACGAGAACGCGGGCAGGTCGAGGCCGGAGTTCCCGCTACGCCGATACGGGACTTTCTCGTAGCGGTCCGCAGCGGCGGTATAGGTCAGGTCGAAAGGGCCGTAGCTCATCCGGACAGTTCATCATCGCCGCGGGCCCGCGGCGATGATGCGGCTCACCCTGATCGAAATCTGCGCGCCCGGCGGTCGAGCCGGCGGCACGCCGAGCCGAGTGTCACGCGAGACCCCCGTTGACGTAGAGGATCTGCCCGTCGACCCAGCGCGCCGGACCGGCCAGGAACGCGACCGTCTCCGCGATATCGGCCGGCTCGCCGAGACGTTCGAGCGGGGACAGATTCGCCAGCCCGGCGATGGCGTCGGCATCCTTGCCGTCGAGGAACAACGGCGTCGCGGTGGGTCCCGGGGCGACCACATTGACGGTCACATCGCGACCCCGTAGCTCCCGGGCCAGAATCAGGGTCATCGCCTCCACCGCGCCCTTGGTGCTCGCGTAAGCGGCGTATCCGGGCTGCTGGAGCCGGATCACCGAGGACGAGAAATTGATCAGCGCCCCGCCCGGATTCAGGGTGCGGGCCGCCAGCCGGGAGACGACGAAGGTGCCGCGGACATTGGTGCGATGCATTCGGTCGAACGCGTCCAGCTCGAATTCGGCCACGGGCCCGAGGAGCATGATCCCCGCGGTGTTCACCACCACGTCGATTCCGCCGAACCGATCGGCGATCTCGGTGAACAGCTCTTCCATCCGCTCGGAGTCGGCTACGTCCCCGCCGAGCGCCACCGCGCTGCCACCTCGGCCGGTGATCGCGGAAACGACCTCGCCGGCGCGTTCGGCGTTGCCGGCGTAGTGCACGATCACGCTCATTCCATCGGCAGCGAGGCGTTCGGCCACCGCGCGGCCGATACCTCCGGAACCTCCGGTGACCAGGGCGATGCGATCGGTCGACGCGGGCACGTGCACCTCCTGGGACGTCACCTGAGTGCGGCGCCGGTTACCAGAATCGGCGACGCACGCGTTCGACGTCGATCGTCGCATCGGGAGCCGCGATCACGGAACGACACGCGGGTGCGGTCCGGTGGGAACGCTCGGGCGCGACCTCGTGGGGCCGGATCCGCCGATCGCGCAGTCCGCGGCGAGGCGAAATCCGGTCACCGAGCCGATCACTCAACGCAACGGGAACCCCTGCGCGGCAAGCGATTCACGGAGACGATCGCGTCCCTTCAGCGACGCCGCGGAAGCGAGGCGGGCCAGCACGCGGTCGGACCAGGAGTGCGCGAGATCCTGTTCGGCGTAGAACTGCGCGATGCGCTCCTCGTAGGCGTCCAGATGCGCCCGCTGATCGGTACCGTAGGACTCCTCGTGCAGCACCGCGGCCCGGGGCAGTCGCGGCTTCACCCGGGCATTCTCCGCCGGGTCCGGACGGCCTACCACCAGGCCGACCACGGCGAACACACCGGCGGGCAGCGCCAGTTCCGCGGCCACCTGTTCGGGATTGTTCCGGATCGCGCCGATGTAGACGGTGCCCAGACCCAGCGACTCGGCCGCCACCACCGCGTTCTGCGCGGCCAGTGCCGCGTCCAGGAACGCGACATAACTCGATTCCAGGTAGTCCGCGCCGTCCAGCGGTGCGCCACGATCGGCGGCCAGGCCGCGCACCCGGGCGAGGTCGGCGGTCCATACCAGCAGCAGCGGGGCCTGCCGGATCTGTTCCTGGTCACCGGCCAGGGCGGCCAGCCGCGCCTTGCGCTGCGGGTCACGCACCGCGACAACGCTCCACACCTGCAGATTGGACGAGGTGGGGGCGGACTGGGCCGCCGAGACCAGCAGCTCCAGCACACCGTCG
This genomic window contains:
- a CDS encoding NtaA/DmoA family FMN-dependent monooxygenase (This protein belongs to a clade of FMN-dependent monooxygenases, within a broader family of flavin-dependent oxidoreductases, the luciferase-like monooxygenase (LMM) family, some of whose members use coenzyme F420 rather than FMN.), with the translated sequence MPSRGLFLNVGVNSTGYHGNSWLAPGAAWDRFVSFDHYLEVAELARAGGFAAVFLSDHPALQRAAESRPLHSLDPLVLFTALAARVPDIGFVITASSSYNSPYNLARRLASLDHISGGRVIWNVVSSFNPDIAANFGAGPLPGRAQRYRRAAEFVEVVKALWSSWDRTAGPAPEALGEPLWTDATARPIDHHGEFFDIRGPLNVPIGPQGRPLIAQAGASAAGIDLAGEHADLVYAALLGKDAARAYRDQVRERAAAHGRDPSSFRLLPGLVPIVADTTEQALRRHEQLNGHPDETALLRAFADRHGLPFDPDAVLLPELFVSEADQQGPIGFTRSLHDLVATETLTLRQLARRVDGGHRLVLGTAEAVAEQILDWWRDGVVDGYTVQPPTLPHDLRTFVRDVIPLLRAAGALSAGYPESTVRQRFALPQPLPVG
- a CDS encoding ABC transporter permease; translation: MGGPAGPLVNGTVAAPAVDGSATAVPGRRRDTTLRATIAGRLAGAVIVLWAAFTATFVALQFIPGKIEDIMAGDIDYPGLREAIRADWGLDEPLLTQYFQYLGRLSQGDLGRSYVRRQEVTELLTAQIGSTVELAVAAGVLACAAAILVSVFTAGRNRFVRSIFSAVEVVANSVPVFWFGLLLLLAFSFNLKLFPVSGAKDLSSLVLPALTLALPTFGLLTPVLRDGMERALEQPFAVTALSRGIGESRLRVRHALRHGLVPTVTLAGWLVAHLLGGAVITETVFGRPGLGTLALQAVMSKDVPVVLAIVLIVAAIYVVISTIVDITYALIDPRLKAAR
- a CDS encoding aldo/keto reductase; translation: MSYGPFDLTYTAAADRYEKVPYRRSGNSGLDLPAFSFGLWQKFGTDYPFETQREIILHAFDLGITHFDNADRYGPPHRAAQQNFGRVLGKDLAPYRDELILSTKAGNPIGPSPYLRGGSRKSILTSLEHSLRDLGTDYVDVFYHHSPDLDTPLEESVGALVSAVQQGKALYIGISNYLPDRTHDAVELLREAGVPLLLHQTRYSLYDRRPEQNGLLDAARRDGFGAIVYSPLAQGLLTDKYLERIPAGARAANSVFLSPDVIDETYRQRTAELDKIAAARGQSLAQLALQWVLRRPEVTSALIGASSTAQLDHNIAALSFPELTDAELALIDEHGVHGTGQKL
- a CDS encoding ABC transporter permease, with the translated sequence MTVDTTSVLDTAGALPDTTKAPPRRARARLPLPVIVALVYLALVLLAILSPALLGATDPTATAPAAALRPPGDGFLLGSDQLGRDVYSRILHGARWSLGIALAALVIGVALGALLGSTAGLAKTVVNEIVGRVFDLLSAFPGVLLALLIAVLWGRGPLGIALAIGISSVPKFGRIIRARTLQVTGSDYVINAVTFGHSRFRNIVRHVLPNVIGSIGLVAALDLGASILAVSGLSFLKMGPQPPTPEWGIMLAESRDVLRVAWWASVFPGLALVLTVASFLVLGRYAQARFERRIR
- a CDS encoding TauD/TfdA dioxygenase family protein yields the protein MTISTTEPISVESALTVLPQTGYTGAEIAGVDLARDLSDEVIAEIRQALLKWKVVFFRDQSIGHAEQIAFARRFGKVTPAHPYEENPPAGFPEILPIDSRRYDVQYGRKRTSYDSSWHTDVTALVNPPAFSILRADILPPYGGDTAWTNLVAAYENLPAELRDFVDNLDAEHTFDNRAARRSSRAEAIDNKPLRTFHPVVRVHPETGERALFVSPGFTRKAKNIRNLGPRLSSHLLDALWDEATRTEYTVRFRWQPGSVAFWDNRATAHLAIPDAGHLGHDRVLYRVTIEGDVPEGVDGRRSESVEGEPFYGS
- a CDS encoding ABC transporter ATP-binding protein, which gives rise to MTGDRLLNVENLRIGFGAAPPIVSSGMSFTLDAGECVALVGESGSGKSLTARSLVGLAGPGSIVAADTFRIGGGDALDFDTRAWQRVRGRYIGLVLQDALVSLDPLRTIGREVAESLDTHRIGDKKQRRAVVRTLLESVGIGGAERRAEQYAHQLSGGQRQRALIASAIAADARVLVADEPTTALDVTVQRQVLGVLRSRLAAGAGLVLVSHDLAVVSGIADRVLVLRDGEVVESGPTSEVLRAPRHPYTRKLIAAVPTRETRGFALSSIGAAADGAGALPRVRIPAHTVDAGDTALEVSHLTRTYGRPGRSRVVVTAVDDVSFTVRRGETLGIVGESGSGKTTTVKAILGLVAPTSGEIRLDGRPWSSLRESERRSRREQVQLVPQDTLSSFDPRYTVEQIIAESLLRAYPDEHARRRRIREALDWVRLPGAILDRQPQFLSGGQRQRVALARALAPTPRIVVCDEPVSALDVSVQAQILDLLQELQAEHGTTFVFVTHDLGVVHQIADRLLVMKDGRIVEQGDVVEVFDKPRHEYTRELLDAVPRIS
- a CDS encoding ABC transporter substrate-binding protein; protein product: MKRSKTILRAGAACLAILMMVLAGCSSGGGAASEHSEPVPGGTARFGLSLDPPCFDPHYTGTIMNYTVARNVIDSLLYWKPDGTFAPWLADSYRISEDRLTYTFELRKGVTFSNGEAFDAAAVKANYDFILDPANATNASKVIGSIRQVDVVDADTVVFRLAKPDSGLLRSLSSVRAGFLAPSVLPLKDTLCKDTGHLIGTGPFTIAQYNPGQDVTLAKNQAYSWAPASAGHQGPAYLDQVVFTFLPETSARTGALQSDQVDIIDSVQSYDVPLFENVDGFKYLVGYDTSTSFGFNLNAGRFPTDDVRVRTALRDGFDVDAVVGSLYQGHVSRNWSWAGADSPYYDPSLEGQWGNKIDNANGLLDQAGWTGRDAAGFRTKDGKRLTVTVEYIAEAVRDQRDILIQSIQAELKKNIGLDLVLETPDSGTFYSRLYSGNYGIYPNIWTGADLANNVTTYIHDWLYKYAARKPAEVAGINDLALRAVATPDEQERIDLIHQVQRKIVLDDALFVPLSSGAFQIATSARVHGIGFEPDSLTVGSFHDVWIG
- a CDS encoding LLM class flavin-dependent oxidoreductase; translated protein: MSPEFLWYIPNQVIPGHRGDAVTADHNSLSTLTGQARSLEEYGWTGALIGTGWGRPDTFTVATALATATTTFEPLIAIRPGYWQPAHFASAAASLDHLTGGRVRVNIVSGKDDLAAYGAAEEDQSQRYARTREFMQLVRRLWTEENVTYRGDHYQVTGSTVTPRIAARTGRPHPKLYFGGASAAAERVAATEADVQLFWGEPLAGVRDRIERLRGLSDELDRALPPLEFGLRITTFVRDTTEQAWADAEAKVAEMARAYNPGAPRRAAVGQQRLLDLAARGEVLDDNLYTAPGTVGGGGAGTTWLVGSAEDVAKSLRRYQDLGITHFVLSDTPYLREIRRQGAQLLPLLRD